The Meiothermus ruber DSM 1279 genome includes the window CTGGCCCAGCAGCAACAGCAGATCCTCTTCCAGACCCCCAGTCTTGCCCAGGCGGTGGGATGGGTAGGCAGCGTAGGGGGGCAAGACGCCCTGGTGATCGGCGACCTGCCCGACCCCGCCTTTGCCCGTGTCCTGCCCAGCCGGACTCGAGTCCTGGTGAGCGGGAGCCTGCCGGGGTGGGTGCGTACCGGGATGGAGGTGCGCTATCTCAAGGGCTTGCGGGGCCGGGGAATGCTCCTGATTGACCGGAGGTACTTTGTGGTGAACAGCAAGGGTTTGTGGACGGTACTCGCCAGCCCGGAGATCGGGATGCAGGTGGCGTACTACCTCGAGCAACTCTGGAATCTGGGAGGCCGCACATGAGACGTCTGGCATTGGCGGCGGTGGCTTTCTGGGGGCTGGGGTGGGCCTGCACCCTCAGCATCGAGACCAATCCCCAGGGCGGGGTGACCGGCCCCACAACCGTGACGATCACCGTGCGGGCCGGGGCCACAGCGGAACGACTCACCCTGTCGCTGAAGCAGGAGGGCCGGTGGGGGGATTGGGTCACTTCCTGGCAATGGAGCCAGACCAGCACGGGCAGCGTGAGCCTGCCGGTGAACTTTTCCATGAACGGTCAGTACATCCTGACCGCCAGCGCCGACCTGTGCGGCCAGCCGGCCATCGCCCAGAGCCGTTTCACGGTGATGATCCCCTGGACAATCGGGGGTGGGGCGCTGGGCTGGTTGCTGTGGCGGGAGGCGGAGGCCACCAACTACATCAAGGGGTTGGCCAACGACGTGAACGGGGGCCAGCCCATGTTCATCGAGGGCCTGGTCACCGGCCTGGCCGAGCCGGTGCGGGCCATCTTGCGGGATTACCTGGTGAAGGGCTACCTCAACCGGGATCAGCGCTACCCCCCGGCGTGCTCGGGCCTCTGCTACGCCATTGCGCCGGTGCAGATGCGGCTCTATGCGGTGCAGGGGGTGGGCGGGCTGTTCCAGCAGGGATGGGCCGGGCTGGGCCTCTACGGCGGCCTGCGGGACAGCCGCTCCTATGAGCTCGGGACGAAAGGGGTCGCCGGGGTGCTCATCGTGCGGGGCTACCGGCACGACTACATCCTGCTGTCGGCCCGGGGCGATTTCAGCGATGCGGAGATCACGGTGGTGGAGATGCCCAAGGGGGGCAGTGAGCTTTTCCGCAAGGCGCTTTCCCTCAACGCCTTGCAGCAGGGGGCGCGGGAGGTGATGCCATGAGAGGATGGTGGTTGATCCCGCTGCTGGGGGTGGGCCTGGCCCAGACCACCGGCGGCAGCCTGAACGACCTGGCCGGACTGAGGGGCGTGCTGAACGCACCGGGGGAACTGCACCTGGTGGTGCCCCAGATCACCCCCTGGGCGCTCAGGCTGCGGGAGTGGCGTACCGCCGGGGCCACGACCTTCTACATCCCCCAGGAGGAGGCCCGCAAATACTGCGGCAGCGCCAATGTCCCCATCCGGGTACTCCCCGGCAGCGTGAAGCAGCCGGTGGGCTTCATCGTGGGACAGGGGGGAAGCCTGGAGGGCATCGCCCTGCGGGGGTTGGGGCTCATATACGATCCAGGGTGGGCCGAGAACGACCACATCGCCCTGTGGATGGGCCTCTCGGGGCCGAGGACGGGGCGCACCTGGGTAGAGGGAAGCTGGACGGGCAGCCTCAGCGCACGGGTGGAGTTCCAGGTCACCGAGCGCTACCTGGGCGACCCCCAGAGCGGCAGCTACCTGTTCAACCACGTCTGGAACGGCCAGGTACAGGACGTGCGGGCGCAGGGGTATGACCCCTACCGCATCTACAACGGGGAGACCCTCTCTTTGGTGGAGGGGAGCGGGACGGTGCGGGGGGATTGCACGCTGCGCTCCATCACTACCACGGTGGAGGTGGGGGTGGACACCAGCCGGACAGGGCGGTACACCGGCACGCTGGGCAACAACCACACCTTCAGCTTCGACCCCGGCACGGGGACGGAGACCTTCCGCTCGGTGGAGTACGCCGCCACTTGCGGGTGGTTCGGTTGCGGCTGGCGGGGGTACTACATCTACGACCTGCAAGGCCGCTACCGGGGGAGCGGTTCGGGGACGCAGTGCGGGTGGAACTGGTGCACCGAGGCCAGCATCTCTCCCCGACTGTTCGAGATCCGCAAGACGGGCGAGGAGGTCACCGCCCGCATCCGGCCCTGGCTCGAGCGCACCGTGTGGCAGCCCCAGGGCACCTTCCCGGTGGAGCCGGGGGGCTTTGTGCGGGTGAACGGGACGGCCTACCAGATTCCGGGGCTGGAGGGTTACGGCAGGAGGCCTCAGGGAGTGGGCATCGAGTGGATGCGGGGGGAGCCCTACGTGAGCTACCTGGCCCAGGCCAGCGGCATCATGGGCGGCGAGGTCTACCGGGGGCAGGTGGTGGACTTGCAGGAATATTGTACAAAAATGAGGTAATATGTTATTGCTATGCCTTTGCGAGAAAAACGTTGGTTGTTGGCAAAAACCGCTGTTTCTGTTTGGAGTGCCAGTCTAGGGCTGGCCCTGGCGCAGCAGGCCCCCTTCAAGGATGTTCCTCCCACCCTGGAGGACATCCGTTTTCTTTACCAGAAGGGCATCGTGCAGGGCTACCCCGACGGCACGTTCAGGGGGAGGGAGTACATGACCCGCTACCAGGTTGCCGCCATGCTCTACCGCACGTACCTGGCCTTCGCCGACGACGTGGCGCGGCGGGTACGGGAGGCGCTGAACCAGGACGCCCAGGCCCGGCTGGAGGAGGCCCTGGCCGCCATCGAGGACTTGCGGGAGGGCCTGCGGATTGTGCAGGAGGCGATGGGGGACTACCCCGAGGTCAAGGCCAACCTGGAGGAGACCCGCAAGAACGTGGAGGGGCTGGCGGAGGAACTGGCTCAGGTGTCCAGCCAGATGGTGACCCGGGAGGAGATTGGCGAGATCATCGGCTCGGTAGGAGCTCTGGAGAACCTCATCAAGCGGGGCGAGGATGGGCTGCGGGCCCTGACCGCCCGGGTGAACGCCCTGGAGCAGGTGGTGCGCGACCTCGAGCAGCGCTCCCAGGCCGCCCAGGGGGAGTTGAACAAGAAAGTCTTCGACCTTGGCGGACGGGTGGACGCCCTGGAGAAGCAGGGGAAGAGCCGTCCGAAGCTCACCGTGGGGGGTTCGGTCGGACTCTCGAACGGCGAGCCGGACGGGGAGGTGTTCGTCCGGGGTGAGGCGAACGGCGTCCGGCTGGACGGTCGGCTGACCTCGGACGGGGTGCAGGTGCGGGCTGAACAGGGCGGCCTCACCCTCGAGCACCGCGCCCAGGGCGGGCTGTCGGAGAGCCGGGCCGGGTATCGGCTGTTCGAGGGGGTGGCCCTGGGGCTGGAGTTGGGGTACGGCGACTCGGCCTTCGGGGTGGTGCGGATCGTGCACGAGCCGGACGGGGGCCTGATCCCCGGCGTGGTGGCGGAGGCCGGGGTGGGGGCCGGGTTTCACGAGGGCAACCTCTCCCGCAACCTGCTGTTTGTCCGGGCGGGCTACCGCTTCGGGGCGGTGACCCCCAGCGTGGGCTACTACCGTTACCAGGGGGAGGAGCCCTACAGCCTGCTGGAAGGGCGGCTGGACTGGGGGGCCGACTTCGGCAGCCTCGGGGGGTACTACCGGCTGGTGGCCTTCCCCGGAAGCGGAAACAGGGGCAGCGAGTGGGGGGTGCGCTTCACCTCGAGCTCCAACCCCTTCGTGGAACTCGGGGTGCGGGGTACGGAAGGGCTGGTGGCCGGTGAGCCGGGCAGCTTCAGCTTCCGCTACCAGAACGCCACGGCCAGCCGGACGGACTTCACGGTGCGGGTGGGGTACAGGCTGGAGTTCTAGGAGGCAGCGGTGAAAAAGTCTGTGCTTCTCGGGGGGGCCTTGCTGGCCCTCTTGGTCTCTGGATGCGACGTGATCTCAGGGGTGGCCGGGGAGTTCCAGCCTGCCGCCCTGGTGGAGGTGACGGGGGCGCTCGAGGGGGCCTGTGTCCGACTCGAGGCCATCAAGGACAACCGGACGGCGGGAAGCTGGACGGGCTGTACGGAGCCGTACAGCTTCCGGGTGGACCTGCCGGACGGGGCGATCATCCTGGTCGGACAGGCCGGACGGGATGGGCTGGTCTACCAGGAGGGCCGGACGGAGGCCAGTCTGAAGAAGGGTGGACGGACAGCCCTGGCCCTCTCCCGCAAGCGGGTGAGCGTAGAAGTCACGGCGGCCTGGCTCGACCCGGCGAAGGGCGGTCTGGCCGAGGCGTGGATGCTGCCCCAGGAGGCGGTGGGGGTGCCCACCTACGCCGACCCCCCGCCAGCGAGCCTGGAAGGGCGGGTGCTGGTGGCCCGTGAAGTGGTGGCCCAGGGATGGGCCACCCTCTCCGTGCCCACCGGACGGGACGTGGCCTTCCGGCTGGTGCAGGGAGAGGCGCAAGGGATCACGAGGGTCAGCCGCCTGGAGGCGGACGGGAAGGTGGTGGTGCTGTGAAGGAGGAACAGGAGCGGATAGAGGCGGGCAAGCGAGTCCCGGTCCTGGTTGTACGGACGAGCGAATGGACGCTGTGGGTACTGGCGGGCCTGGTCTACCTGGGGTATGTGGTGATGGCGGCGATGGAAGCGCCCACCCTGCCGGTGACCGTGGGGCTGGCCCTGCTGCCCGCCCTGCGGTTGCTGCCGGACAGGATGCTCATTGGGGTAGGGATCGGCGTGGGCTGGTTCCTGGGCGGGCTCGCCCTCACCCTGAGCGCGTACACCCTGGTCGGCCTGTTGCTGGCCTCGCAACTGCTGGCCCTGGCCGCTGGCCGGAGCGAACGGTGGGGCTGGATCATCGGGATGGTGGTGGGCTATGTGGCTGGAATCTGGTGGGGGGTGTCCCGATAGGACACCCCGGACAGGTCAGGGTGGACACCCTGGAGGACAGGTCGGGGCTGGACACCCGAAACTGCTGAAATGTGCCTATGTATTACAGACTTCCCCACCCCCCGGACACCCCCTGTCCAAACCGCTTGAGGACGAGAAAAATCACAGATGGCGGTGAGTCGAAAATGTCCAGCGAAGATAGCGAAAAAGACGTGCAGGCGAGAGAAAAAGGCGCTGAACCCCCTGTGATGGACAGGGTGGAGGGACAGGATGGACACCCCCTGGACACCCCCCCTGTCCTGTCCGTGGACACCCCTGAAGGACAGGGTGGACAGGGTAGGGACAGGGTGGAGGGACAGGGTGGGACACCCCCAAAGGACAGGGTGGACACCCCCCTGTCCGGCAAGACCCGGACACGCTGGAAGGAGGCGTACCGGAAGGTGTTTGGGGGGGTGGATGGCCTCTTCGAGGCGCGGGTGCGCCGGGCGATGGGCTTGATGGAGCGGGGTGAGGCCAGGAGCCGGGTGGAGGCGCTGGAAGCGGTGCGTCCCTGGAACCCGGACCATGAGTTCGACCCCCCGGTCCTGGGGCCGGGCGGCAGGCCGGTAGAGGCGGGGCGCATCCTGCCCCCGTCACCGGACGAGGAAGGGGAGCCAGGGGGCAAGACTGCCCCCATGAGCGAGGGGGAGGCACAGCCGGACAGGCCTGCTTCCTCTTCCGAGGACACTCGAGCGAATCGAGTGAGGATTGAAACCGAGGAAACTCAGAACCGCAGCCGGGCGAAGTGGCACGAGGCCTACCGGACGGTGTTCGGGGAGGAGCCGGACGGCCCGCTGGCCGAGGCCCGCATCCGGGCCGCCCTGAACTTCTATGACCCCGGACGCTCGGTCGGACGGCGGAAGGCCCTCGAGGCCGTTCGGGCGTCCGAGGAGGAGGCCGCCGGACGGACGAGGGAGGCCGGACGGGTCCTGGGGCCGAACGCCAGGGTGGGGACGCTGGACGGACTGGACGAGGCAGATTCCCTTCGGGACGGCGGGGCCGTACGCCCGGCACGCCCAGAGGACGGCTCCCTCGGGGATGAAGAACCGGAACCCTCCCTCGAGGCAGCTTCCCTCCGGGAGCGGCAAATGCCGGTACGCCGAGAGGACGCGCTGACCCTGGGGGCAGCCCTGATGAAGATTGGCCGCCTCGAGGCTGAGGTGGAGGAACTGCGCCGGGCGGTGGCCCGGCTGGAGGAAGGCCTGCACCGAACCGAGACCCGGCTGGGGGGGTTGAGGCCGGGGCTGAAGGCCTTCCGGGACTCCCTGAGGGAGGTGCGGGAGGCGGTGCTGAGGCTGGGCTCGAGGGTGGACGGGCTGGCGGCTCCTCTCGCTTCCGAGGAAAAATCCCTCCCCCCCGGCAAGAAGGTAGATTCCCTTCGGGGCCGGCAGACGCCGGTACACCTGAGGGAACTGAGGGAACTGCGGGCGAGGATGGACGAGGAGCGCGGGCGGATCCTGCTCGAGGTGGAGAACCGGCTGGAGGAGGCCGAGGAGCTCATGCGGCGCTCGACGGAGAGCCGCATCGCGGCGCTGGAGTCGTGGGTGCGGCGGGTGAGCCGGTATCTTGGAATGGGTAAGAAAGGAGGACTGTTCAGATGACCCTCGAGCACGTCGCTTTAGTCTGGCAGAACGGGGTGGGCTTCGGCTTCAAGGCCGGGGTGGGGGTGGGAATTGCGGTGGGTCTGCTGCTGGCCTGGCTGTGGCTGGCCTGGCTGTGGCGGTGGGTGCGTTCGCAGGCCGGGCGCTGAACGACGCGGGCCTCCTCGGGGACAGGGATGCCCAGCCAGACCTTGGGGTGGACGAACTGAGCCCCGGGCACGGCCAGCCGGGTGGTGAAGGAGGGGTGGACCCAGGCAAGCCCCTCGAGCAGTTCCCCGAAGCCAGCCTGGATGGGGCTCACTGACCACCCCGGGTGACAGACGCCTTTCCTCCCGCCCGCCGTAGGAGTGTCAACGCGGCTTGAACCTCACTCGGGTGAAGCCTAGAGTCTCGCTGTCGAAGGAGTAGCCCCGGCTCAGGTCAGCCTCCGGCTGGCTAGGATCAGCGAACGTCATCAGATCAATCAACGGCTCTAAAGTTCGGTCTAGCAAGACCGTCAAGCCCAGCCACTCCTCCCGCGCTCGCTCGAAGGCTGCACGATCGAGCAGGAGTTGCTCGAGTTCCATCACCCCTGCCCGCAGTCGGACCAGGTCCTTTAGGTAGCGCAGGTAGGCCTCATCCATGGGTTCCACTGGTCGAGCGGCAAGACCCAACAGCAGGGCATTGACTTGTCCGTTCAGCTCCGAGACAGCCTGGGTTACTGCGGCCGCGAGCTCGAGGCCTCCTGGGCCAGGCTCCCGAGCCAGACGGCTCAGCGCTTCGGCTGCCTCGAGTAGGCTCCCCCGCAGCAACTCTAGATCAGGATCAGACATGGGCTGCATGTTGCCAGTATAGACCTGGGACCTTTGCATACCGCCCAGCAGGTCATCCAAACATCCTTGGTCTAGTTCTTACTGTTAGACTTAAGTCCATGAACAAGGTTCGTTTTTTGTTAGCGTTAACTGCATTGCTATCAGCTTGTTCTGTCAGTCCCAGCAAGGTGAATCTTGGTCAGGAACGACCCGACCCTGATGCTGTCACTGTTCAGTTCGATCCCATAGGAGGTACGGCTGGGGGTGTAAGCGCACAGGGGATCGACATCAGCCTATGCGTCTTCACCCTGAATTATCCGCACCAGTCGGGGTACAATCCTACCGAAGTCAAAGCCGATGCCATCGGTCGATGCCCGCCCAGCAGTGAGCCCTTCCTCCTCACAGCGTTCCTGGAGCTAGAACGCAACCAGGGCGGGGTCTGGACCAAGGTTGCCACCGGCCCCCGGGTCCGTAAGGAGGTGGGAGCGGCAGGTGCGACCTGGAGGCAGTACGAGCTGGTCGTTGTGGCCACTTGCCGTGACGGAGTCTACCGAAGCAAGCTCAACATCGAGGCGGTCAACCCTGATGGCGGGGTGATCGCGATTCCGCTAGCACGGCGGTACTCCAACGAGCGCAATGTTCAGTGCAGACCCCGCGCAGTATCGTTGGTGGTCGATGATACCGGCTCAATGGGCAGCGTCATCGGAGCGGTCAAGGCTTCCCTCGCCGGGTATATAAATAGCATCCCTGAGGACGAGTACACCCTGTGGAACCTGATCACCTTCAAAGACGACGTCAGGGTCCTGGGCACCACCACCGACCGCAACGCCATCCTTGGTTGG containing:
- a CDS encoding S-layer homology domain-containing protein; this translates as MPLREKRWLLAKTAVSVWSASLGLALAQQAPFKDVPPTLEDIRFLYQKGIVQGYPDGTFRGREYMTRYQVAAMLYRTYLAFADDVARRVREALNQDAQARLEEALAAIEDLREGLRIVQEAMGDYPEVKANLEETRKNVEGLAEELAQVSSQMVTREEIGEIIGSVGALENLIKRGEDGLRALTARVNALEQVVRDLEQRSQAAQGELNKKVFDLGGRVDALEKQGKSRPKLTVGGSVGLSNGEPDGEVFVRGEANGVRLDGRLTSDGVQVRAEQGGLTLEHRAQGGLSESRAGYRLFEGVALGLELGYGDSAFGVVRIVHEPDGGLIPGVVAEAGVGAGFHEGNLSRNLLFVRAGYRFGAVTPSVGYYRYQGEEPYSLLEGRLDWGADFGSLGGYYRLVAFPGSGNRGSEWGVRFTSSSNPFVELGVRGTEGLVAGEPGSFSFRYQNATASRTDFTVRVGYRLEF